A stretch of Rhodothermales bacterium DNA encodes these proteins:
- a CDS encoding peptidylprolyl isomerase, with amino-acid sequence MSNFKMRHAAAALFVGVAIMAGCATSNPLFKPSFADLARPAPDSFDVEVVTSAGTFDLRIYRDWAPIGVDRAFYLFRHNYYAGTRFYRVIDGFVAQFGGTPHAALDSIWNAMPLNDEPVRASNKRGTIAYARAGARTRSATMYINLEDNTRLDSLDSGNVVGYPPFGRVVRGMAVVDSLYSGYGPAPMRFSRDIQALRNDFPRLDSIASTRVTRMY; translated from the coding sequence ATGTCCAATTTCAAGATGCGTCACGCAGCGGCCGCCCTCTTCGTGGGCGTGGCCATCATGGCCGGCTGTGCCACTTCAAATCCGCTCTTCAAGCCTTCTTTTGCCGATCTCGCACGGCCCGCTCCGGACTCCTTCGACGTGGAGGTGGTTACGAGCGCCGGGACGTTCGATCTCCGGATATACCGCGACTGGGCCCCCATCGGTGTGGACCGCGCGTTCTACCTGTTCCGGCACAATTATTACGCCGGCACGCGATTCTACCGGGTCATCGACGGGTTCGTGGCCCAGTTCGGCGGGACGCCCCATGCGGCGCTGGACTCCATCTGGAATGCCATGCCGCTGAACGACGAGCCGGTCCGCGCATCGAACAAGCGCGGCACCATTGCCTATGCCCGCGCCGGTGCCCGGACGCGCTCGGCGACCATGTACATCAACCTGGAGGACAATACGCGGCTGGATTCCCTGGATTCCGGGAACGTGGTGGGCTATCCGCCATTCGGACGGGTGGTCCGCGGCATGGCGGTGGTGGACAGTCTGTACAGCGGCTACGGACCCGCGCCCATGCGCTTCAGTCGCGACATCCAGGCGCTCCGGAACGACTTCCCGCGGCTGGATTCCATTGCCTCTACGCGCGTTACGCGCATGTATTAG